The Deltaproteobacteria bacterium genome includes a region encoding these proteins:
- a CDS encoding helix-turn-helix transcriptional regulator, with product MKTKPISGPLAKRIKRKSFAEAYEEAGYLLDIGVMIARLRDKAGFSQSQLAKKIDTTQSVISRIENGNQNLTVKMLAKIADVLHCELSMQLKPTKLAA from the coding sequence ATGAAAACAAAACCTATTTCAGGACCGTTGGCCAAAAGAATAAAGCGAAAGAGTTTTGCCGAGGCTTATGAAGAAGCAGGTTATTTGCTGGATATCGGGGTGATGATTGCCCGTTTACGTGACAAAGCGGGCTTCTCCCAAAGCCAACTGGCAAAGAAGATAGATACGACACAATCCGTTATTTCACGAATTGAAAATGGAAATCAAAATCTGACTGTCAAAATGCTGGCTAAGATTGCGGATGTTTTGCACTGTGAATTATCGATGCAACTCAAGCCAACCAAACTGGCGGCATAA
- a CDS encoding DUF167 domain-containing protein, with the protein MRIKVIVKPSAKREAIEKTADGDYRVFVKAPAREGKANEAVINVKAQLCWAAKQTRRVCGV; encoded by the coding sequence ATGAGAATCAAGGTAATTGTAAAACCTAGTGCCAAGCGGGAGGCGATTGAAAAAACGGCGGATGGGGATTATCGTGTTTTTGTGAAAGCTCCGGCAAGGGAGGGGAAAGCTAATGAAGCGGTGATCAATGTCAAGGCCCAGCTATGCTGGGCCGCGAAGCAAACTCGAAGAGTTTGCGGAGTATAA